In one Rhinoraja longicauda isolate Sanriku21f chromosome 32, sRhiLon1.1, whole genome shotgun sequence genomic region, the following are encoded:
- the LOC144608716 gene encoding NACHT, LRR and PYD domains-containing protein 3-like, whose protein sequence is MGASSAKPVQMGSFSAGPHGQSTRTRPTEGYRNRDPTPIEVGRSARDSSSGHAQSRTPREDHQSMATAPIELPVILQNIPMNNPPSILRDTERAAVSEVLANWDDFTLLQLTTIYRNQLEKAIERGVHGVSLALTTQSQLSEREHQKVTELVGKGDRTDSSKLLLNLVMEKGSRARRVMWETFVQIQNKDPMLIKILKEIVELGFTPHPRLKIAGGSSEIRWVLQDVQQKHRETLRVQTEKLNVSIVLRNGKVKVFQLIDKYAELTVITTVRDRRLVGHEMLAGSRDHDDWREKRLPGISKKIQIDQLFQSSFFQNQYKPGISSAMAGVPGVGKTTMVQKIVYHWATGKIFQQFQFVFRFNFRDLNLINCRLSLAEMILYQYPYLSNILEKLWENPEWLLFIFDGLDEFKDTVSFARSQEATEPQHMCTNPEFSCEVSEIVFSLIQHKLLAGCSVLVTTRPTAIHLLEKAEINVWIEILGLGDGERKEYFNRLFEDQRVAAAVFKHVKGNEILYAMSYNPSYCCILSLALGPFFTQGDRDQQQIPKTITQLYSYYICNILRTHSCETESLRDVLLRVGQMAFTGVSEKIIVFTDGDLIKYNLQPSQFLMKLLQRECTAQSVVYTFPHLSIQEFVAALAQFLTPDSGDMVNFLTELCSTTDGRFEAFLHFVAGLSSPGSAGGLEEFLGPFPQETTCRVINWTMEVVMRQTGNTGSEAGKRSLLNTFHYLFESQNSALAQATLGSMGTLSFRGLRLTPIDCEMLSHIIGLCDTIKHMDLRSCDIHCEGLQRLERGLHRCKDLGLGNNKLGDSGVKVVSAALRNPDCKMQRLRLYNNGLKPSCAESLASALNANRSLTELDLGFNDLGDSGLKLMLGALRNPDCKVQKLRLDGAGLTDSCTEDLASALSANCALTELNLGSNSFTDLSVPTLYRLILSHRNLDRIGLRWNMFSSDGENQLMSVREYKHRLTVTI, encoded by the exons ATGGGGGCAAGTTCAGCTAAACCTGTTCAAATGGGAAGTTTCTCAGCTGGGCCACATGGTCAGTCCACAAGGACCCGTCCCACTGAAGGATATCGGAATCGTGACCCCACCCCGATAGAAGTGGGTAGGTCAGCAAGAGACAGTTCCAGTGGACATGCTCAGAGCCGAACTCCAAGGGAGGACCATCAGTCCATGGCTACAGCTCCCATTGAACTACCTGTTATTCTCCAAAATATACCAATGAACAACCCTCCATCCATTCTCCGTgacacag AAAGAGCTGCCGTTTCTGAGGTCTTGGCCAACTGGGATGATTTCACATTGTTGCAGTTGACGACCATTTACCGAAACCAGCTGGAAAAGGCAATAGAAAGAGGGGTGCATGGAGTCAGCTTGGCCTTAACCACCCAGAGCCAGCTCAGCGAACGGGAGCATCAG AAAGTTACTGAGCTCGTTGGTAAGGGAGACCGGACAGACAGTTCCAAACTtctcctgaacctggtgatgGAGAAAGGTTCCCGGGCCCGGAGAGTGATGTGGGAAACCTTTGTGCAAATACAGAACAAGGACCCAATGTTGATCAAAATACTCAAAGAAATAGTGGAACTAG GTTTCACGCCACATCCCCGTTTGAAAATAGCCGGAGGTTCATCCGAGATTCGCTGGGTGCTGCAAG ATGTTCAGCAGAAACACAGGGAAACACTCCGGGTGCAGACGGAGAAGCTCAACGTCAGCATTGTCCTGAGAAATGGGAAGGTCAAGGTTTTCCAGCTGATTGATAAATATGCTGAGCTCACAGTCATTACCACTGTTCGAGATCGGAGACTGGTGGGACATGAGATGCTGGCAGGAAGCCGGGACCATGACGACTGGAGAGAGAAACGTCTCCCTGGAATATCAAAGAAAATCCAGATTGACCAATTGTTCCAAAGCAGCTTTTTCCAGAATCAATACAAACCTGGGATTTCATCTGCAATGGCCGGTGTCCCAGGGGTCGGCAAAACAACAATGGTACAAAAGATTGTTTATCACTGGGCCACAGGGAAAATATTCCAACAGTTCCAGTTTGTCTTCCGATTCAACTTTCGGGATTTAAACCTTATTAACTGTAGGTTAAGCTTGGCGGAAATGATTCTGTATCAGTATCCCTACTTGAGTAATATTCTGGAAAAGCTGTGGGAAAACCCAGAGTGGTTGCTATTTATATTCGATGGTTTGGATGAATTCAAGGACACAGTTAGTTTTGCTCGCAGTCAGGAAGCCACAGAACCTCAGCACATGTGCACAAATCCTGAATTCTCTTGCGAGGTATCTGagattgtgttcagtttaatCCAACACAAGTTGCTCGCAGGGTGTTCAGTGCTAGTGACCACCCGCCCCACTGCAATACATTTATTGGAAAAGGCAGAGATCAATGTGTGGATAGAAATACTGGGATTAGGTGATGGCGAACGGAAGGAGTATTTCAACAGGCTTTTTGAAGATCAGAGGGTGGCAGCAGCTGTTTTCAAACACGTGAAGGGGAACGAGATCCTGTACGCCATGAGCTACAACCCCTCCTACTGCTGCATCCTCAGCCTGGCActgggccccttcttcacacaAGGAGACCGGGACCAACAGCAAATTCCCAAGACCATCACCCAACTATATTCCTACTACATTTGCAATATTCTAAGAACACACAGTTGTGAGACTGAGAGCCTCCGTGACGTGTTACTTAGGGTTGGTCAGATGGCCTTCACAGGAGTGTCGGAGAAGATCATAGTTTTCACAGATGGAGATTTGATCAAGTACAATCTGCAGCCTTCCCAGTTCTTGATGAAACTCTTGCAGAGGGAGTGTACTGCCCAGAGTGTGGTGTACACCTTCCCACACCTCAGCATCCAAGAGTTTGTAGCAGCTCTCGCACAATTCCTCACTCCAGATTCCGGGGATATGGTGAATTTCCTGACTGAACTCTGCAGCACGACAGATGGAAGGTTTGAGGCATTTCTCCATTTTGTCGCTGGTCTCTCCTCTCCGGGGTCCGCTGGGGGACTGGAGGAATTTCTGGGTCCAtttccccaggaaacaacatgccGAGTGATTAACTGGACTATGGAGGTTGTGATGCGTCAGACTGGAAACACAGGAAGTGAAGCTGGTAAAAGGAGTCTCTTGAACACATTCCACTACCTGTTTGAGTCTCAGAATAGTGCCCTGGCTCAGGCCACGCTGGGATCAATGGGGACACTTTCATTTCGTGGACTGAGACTGACGCCAATTGACTGCGAGATGCTGTCTCATATCATTGGTCTCTGTGATACAATAAAACACATGGATCTCCGCAGCTGTgatattcactgtgaaggtctccAGCGGCTGGAACGCGGCCTGCACCGTTGCAAGGATTTGGG GTTGGGGAACAATAAACTGGGAGATTCTGGAGTGAAGGTGGTGTCTGCGGCTCTGAGGAACCCCGACTGTAAAATGCAGAGACTACG GCTCTATAATAATGGACTGAAACCTTCTTGTGCTGAGAGTCTCGCCTCTGCTCTGAATGCAAACCGCTCACTGACTGAGCTGGACCTAGGTTTTAATGACCTGGGCGATTCCGGATTGAAACTGATGCTTGGGGCTTTAAGGAACCCAGACTGTAAAGTACAGAAACTGCG GCTGGATGGTGCCGGCCTCACTGATTCTTGCACCGAAGATCTCGCCTCAGCTCTCAGTGCAAACTGCGCCTTGACGGAACTAAACCTAGGATCGAACTCCTTCACAGACCTATCTGTTCCCACTCTTTACCGCCTCATACTGTCCCATCGGAATCTGGACAGGATCGG gttgagatggaATATGTTCAGTTCAGATGGAGAGAATCAACTCATGTCGGTGCGGGAATACAAACACAGACTCACTGTAACAATATGA